In one Pseudomonas purpurea genomic region, the following are encoded:
- a CDS encoding ABC-type transport auxiliary lipoprotein family protein — translation MKPVFRLASQLTLIAGFALTSACSILPKAEPLDVYRLPAGPAAGPSTSHAQAWSLRLSKPQTSDVLGSAKIAVIPQGNLISSYKASRWSDPAPILLRNRLLDGFARDGRVRLLSTDDSNLQTDLELGGNLQAFQTEYQGNAAQVVIQLDALLVRGSNQRILASRRFEVRQPLSDVKVPAVVTGFGQASDVLTAQVIAWTVEQGQKVAAPPKP, via the coding sequence ATGAAGCCGGTCTTTCGTTTAGCCAGCCAACTCACCTTGATCGCCGGTTTCGCGCTGACCAGTGCCTGCTCGATCCTGCCCAAGGCCGAGCCACTGGACGTGTATCGCCTGCCGGCCGGGCCTGCTGCCGGGCCGTCGACCAGCCATGCACAGGCCTGGTCGTTGCGCCTGTCCAAGCCCCAAACCAGCGATGTACTGGGCAGCGCGAAAATCGCCGTGATCCCCCAAGGGAACCTGATCAGCAGCTACAAGGCATCGCGCTGGAGCGACCCGGCGCCGATCCTGCTGCGCAATCGCCTGCTCGATGGCTTTGCCCGGGACGGCCGCGTACGCCTGCTGAGCACCGATGACAGCAACTTGCAGACGGACTTGGAGTTGGGCGGGAACCTGCAAGCCTTCCAGACGGAGTACCAGGGCAACGCCGCGCAGGTGGTGATTCAACTGGATGCGCTGCTGGTGCGCGGCAGCAATCAGCGAATCCTCGCCAGCCGCCGCTTCGAAGTGCGCCAGCCGTTGAGCGACGTGAAAGTGCCCGCGGTGGTGACGGGGTTTGGCCAGGCCAGTGACGTGCTCACCGCACAAGTTATTGCGTGGACGGTGGAGCAAGGGCAGAAAGTCGCGGCGCCACCAAAACCCTGA
- the gltP gene encoding glutamate/aspartate:proton symporter GltP codes for MKKAKLSLAWQILIGLVLGIAIGALLNHFSAEKAWWISNVLQPAGDIFIRLIKMIVIPIVISSLIVGIAGVGDAKKLGRIGLKTIIYFEIVTTIAILVGLVLANLFHPGSGIDMSTLGTVDISKYQATAAEVQHEHAFIETILNLIPSNIFAAMARGEMLPIIFFSVLFGLGLSSLQSDLREPLVKMFQGVSESMFKVTHMIMNYAPIGVFALIAVTVANFGFASLLPLAKLVILVYVAILFFAFVVLGLIARLFGFSVIKLMRIFKDELVLAYSTASSETVLPRVIEKMEAYGAPKAICSFVVPTGYSFNLDGSTLYQSIAAIFIAQLYGIDLSISQQLLLVLTLMVTSKGIAGVPGVSFVVLLATLGSVGIPLEGLAFIAGVDRIMDMARTALNVIGNALAVLVIARWEGMYDDAKGQRYWNSLPHWRSKEKLPAGEISKN; via the coding sequence ATGAAGAAGGCAAAGCTTAGCCTCGCCTGGCAGATCCTCATCGGTCTGGTACTGGGGATTGCAATCGGTGCGCTGCTCAACCATTTCAGTGCCGAAAAAGCCTGGTGGATCAGCAACGTCCTGCAACCGGCGGGCGATATCTTTATCCGTCTGATCAAGATGATCGTGATCCCGATCGTGATCTCCTCGCTGATCGTCGGCATTGCCGGTGTGGGCGACGCGAAGAAGCTCGGGCGCATCGGTCTCAAGACCATCATTTACTTTGAAATCGTCACCACCATCGCTATTTTGGTGGGTCTGGTGCTGGCCAACCTGTTCCATCCGGGTTCGGGCATCGACATGAGCACCCTGGGTACGGTGGATATTTCCAAGTACCAGGCGACGGCCGCCGAGGTTCAGCATGAACATGCGTTCATCGAAACCATCCTCAACCTGATCCCGTCGAACATCTTTGCCGCCATGGCGCGTGGCGAGATGCTGCCGATCATCTTCTTCTCCGTGTTGTTCGGCCTTGGTCTGTCGAGCCTGCAATCGGACCTGCGCGAGCCGCTGGTGAAGATGTTCCAGGGCGTATCGGAAAGCATGTTCAAGGTCACTCACATGATCATGAACTACGCCCCGATCGGCGTGTTCGCACTGATTGCGGTGACCGTGGCCAACTTCGGCTTCGCCTCCCTGCTGCCGCTGGCCAAACTGGTGATCCTGGTTTACGTCGCCATCCTGTTCTTCGCCTTCGTGGTGCTGGGGTTGATCGCTCGCCTGTTCGGCTTCTCGGTGATCAAGCTGATGCGCATCTTCAAGGATGAGCTGGTGCTGGCCTACTCCACCGCGAGCTCCGAAACCGTGCTGCCGCGCGTGATCGAGAAGATGGAAGCCTACGGCGCGCCGAAAGCCATTTGCAGCTTCGTGGTGCCGACCGGTTACTCGTTCAACCTCGACGGTTCGACCCTGTACCAGAGCATCGCGGCCATCTTCATTGCCCAGCTCTACGGCATCGACCTGTCGATCAGCCAGCAGTTGCTGCTGGTACTGACCCTGATGGTCACCTCCAAAGGTATCGCCGGCGTGCCGGGCGTGTCCTTCGTGGTGCTGCTGGCCACGCTGGGCAGCGTGGGCATTCCGTTGGAAGGCCTGGCGTTCATCGCCGGTGTCGACCGCATCATGGACATGGCCCGTACCGCGCTGAACGTGATCGGCAACGCCTTGGCCGTTCTGGTCATCGCGCGTTGGGAAGGCATGTACGACGATGCGAAGGGCCAGCGCTACTGGAACTCCCTGCCGCACTGGCGCAGCAAAGAGAAGCTGCCGGCTGGCGAAATCTCTAAAAACTGA
- a CDS encoding ABC transporter permease, with translation MTNSGSAYLDTSSLPAQLRVTGDWTLAHYADLKRLSESLQGQYNDSTPIDLNGLGALDTAGASLLVELLGSERIGRSAEHPDCSLSAADRALLHTVYCSLTDFCVPVKEPEVSVGIQLLSRIGRAVDTIWQDTLQLLGFIGLILETIARGLFRPKRWRITPMVAHIEQTGLDAAPIVALLTFLVGAVVAFLGATVLKSFGASIFTVDLVAFSFLREFGVLLTAILMAGRTASAFTAQIGSMKANEEIDAIRTLGLDPTELLVVPRVLALLVALPMLTFLAMLSGIVGGGVVCALSLGISPAMFLALLQSDIGVQHFLVGMVKAPIFAFLIAAIGCLEGFKVSGSAESVGAHTTSSVVQSIFVVIVLDAVAALFFMEMGW, from the coding sequence ATGACCAACAGCGGCAGTGCCTACCTCGATACCTCCAGCCTCCCAGCGCAGTTACGCGTCACGGGGGACTGGACGCTCGCCCATTACGCCGACCTCAAGCGCTTGAGCGAATCCCTCCAGGGCCAGTACAACGACAGCACCCCCATCGACCTCAACGGCCTCGGTGCCCTGGACACGGCGGGCGCCTCGCTGCTGGTCGAGTTGCTGGGCAGCGAACGCATCGGCCGCTCCGCCGAGCACCCCGATTGCAGTTTGTCGGCCGCCGACCGTGCGTTGCTGCACACCGTCTACTGCTCGTTGACCGACTTCTGCGTACCGGTCAAAGAGCCGGAAGTCAGCGTCGGCATTCAACTGCTGAGCCGCATCGGCCGGGCCGTCGACACCATCTGGCAAGACACCCTGCAACTGCTGGGCTTCATCGGGCTGATTCTGGAAACCATCGCCCGAGGGCTGTTTCGCCCCAAGCGCTGGCGCATCACGCCGATGGTCGCGCACATCGAACAGACCGGCCTCGACGCCGCGCCTATCGTGGCCCTGCTGACGTTTCTGGTGGGCGCCGTGGTGGCGTTTCTCGGCGCCACGGTGCTCAAGAGTTTTGGTGCGAGCATCTTTACCGTCGACCTGGTGGCGTTCTCCTTCCTGCGTGAGTTTGGCGTGTTACTGACCGCCATCCTCATGGCCGGGCGCACCGCCAGTGCCTTCACCGCTCAAATCGGCTCGATGAAGGCCAACGAAGAAATCGACGCGATCCGCACCCTGGGCCTGGACCCGACCGAGTTGCTGGTGGTACCACGGGTGCTGGCGCTGCTGGTTGCGCTGCCGATGCTGACCTTTCTGGCGATGCTCTCGGGGATTGTCGGCGGCGGGGTGGTGTGCGCACTGTCGCTGGGGATCTCGCCGGCGATGTTCCTCGCTTTGCTGCAATCGGACATCGGCGTTCAACATTTCCTGGTGGGCATGGTCAAAGCACCGATCTTTGCGTTCCTGATCGCCGCGATTGGCTGTCTGGAAGGCTTCAAGGTCAGCGGCAGCGCCGAATCGGTCGGCGCCCACACCACCTCCAGCGTGGTGCAGTCAATTTTCGTGGTCATCGTGCTTGATGCCGTGGCCGCGCTGTTTTTCATGGAGATGGGCTGGTGA
- a CDS encoding MlaD family protein, with the protein METRAHHVLIGLFTVIVVVGALLFGLWLAKSSVDTEFKDYEIVFNEAVSGLSKGSAVQYSGIKVGDVVTLRLDPKDPRRVLAQIRLSGETPIKEDTQAKLALTGITGTSIIQLSGGTPQSPALRGKDGNLPVIVATPSPIARLLNNSDDLMTNVNVLLHNANQMFSSQNIERVSNTLEHLEQTTGTIAEQRGDIRQTMQQLGSIGKQASATLEQTAALMRNANGLLDDQGKQMFGSAEQAMKSLEQSAATINTLLSDNQDSLNNGMQGLNGLAPAVRELRDTLSSLRAISRRLESNPSGYLLGSDTNKEFTP; encoded by the coding sequence ATGGAAACCCGAGCCCATCATGTATTGATCGGCCTGTTCACCGTGATTGTGGTGGTCGGGGCGCTGCTGTTCGGCCTGTGGCTGGCCAAGTCCAGCGTCGACACGGAGTTCAAGGATTACGAAATCGTCTTCAACGAGGCGGTCAGCGGCCTCTCCAAAGGCAGTGCGGTGCAGTACAGCGGGATCAAGGTCGGTGACGTCGTCACCCTGCGCCTGGACCCGAAAGACCCGCGCCGGGTGCTGGCACAAATCCGTCTGAGCGGCGAAACGCCGATCAAGGAAGACACCCAGGCGAAACTGGCCCTGACCGGGATCACCGGCACCTCGATCATCCAGCTCAGTGGCGGCACACCGCAAAGCCCGGCGCTGCGCGGCAAGGACGGCAACCTTCCGGTGATCGTCGCCACGCCATCGCCCATTGCACGCTTGCTGAACAACAGCGATGACCTGATGACCAACGTCAACGTGCTGCTGCATAACGCCAACCAAATGTTCTCGTCGCAGAACATCGAACGCGTCAGCAACACCCTCGAACACCTGGAACAGACCACCGGAACCATCGCCGAGCAACGCGGCGACATCCGTCAGACCATGCAACAGCTGGGCTCCATCGGCAAACAGGCCAGCGCCACCCTGGAGCAGACCGCCGCGCTGATGCGCAACGCCAACGGCCTGCTCGACGATCAGGGCAAGCAGATGTTCGGCAGCGCCGAGCAAGCGATGAAGTCGCTGGAACAAAGCGCCGCAACCATCAACACCCTGCTGTCGGACAACCAGGACTCACTCAACAACGGCATGCAGGGCCTCAATGGCCTGGCGCCCGCAGTGCGTGAACTGCGCGACACCCTGAGCTCGTTGCGCGCCATCTCTCGTCGGCTGGAATCCAACCCCAGCGGTTACCTGCTGGGCAGCGACACGAACAAGGAGTTCACGCCATGA
- a CDS encoding TerC family protein: protein MEWLTNPEIWVAFFTLTALEIVLGIDNIIMISILVSRMPKHMQTRTRLFGLALAMVTRILLLLSITWVMRLTTDLFELFGQGISGRDLILFFGGLFLLWKSSQEMYHALEGEDETDETPGGKGGNFLYTIIQIAIIDIVFSLDSVITAVGMVSHVPVMIAAIVVAVLVMMMASGKISEFIDKHPSLKMLALSFLLIVGTVLIAEAFEVHVPKGYVYFAMAFSLAVEAINIKMRAAMMKKKKQQEPVKLRKDIPGQ from the coding sequence ATGGAATGGCTGACTAACCCGGAGATCTGGGTTGCCTTCTTCACACTGACGGCCCTGGAAATCGTGCTGGGCATCGACAACATCATCATGATTTCGATCCTGGTCAGCCGCATGCCCAAGCACATGCAGACGCGCACCCGGCTCTTTGGCCTGGCGCTGGCCATGGTCACGCGCATCCTGCTGTTGCTGTCGATCACCTGGGTCATGCGCCTGACCACCGACCTGTTCGAACTCTTCGGCCAGGGCATTTCCGGACGGGACCTGATCCTGTTCTTCGGTGGCCTGTTCCTGTTGTGGAAAAGCTCCCAGGAGATGTACCACGCGCTGGAAGGCGAAGACGAAACCGATGAGACGCCGGGCGGCAAGGGCGGCAACTTCCTCTACACCATCATCCAGATCGCGATCATCGACATCGTGTTCTCCCTGGACTCGGTGATCACCGCCGTCGGTATGGTCTCCCATGTACCGGTCATGATCGCCGCCATCGTCGTGGCCGTGCTGGTGATGATGATGGCTTCCGGCAAGATCAGTGAATTCATCGACAAGCACCCGTCGCTGAAGATGCTGGCGTTGTCGTTCCTGCTGATCGTCGGCACCGTGCTGATCGCCGAAGCCTTTGAAGTGCATGTGCCAAAAGGCTACGTCTACTTCGCCATGGCGTTCTCGCTGGCGGTTGAAGCCATCAACATCAAGATGCGCGCCGCGATGATGAAAAAGAAGAAACAACAGGAACCGGTGAAACTGCGCAAGGACATCCCGGGTCAGTAA
- a CDS encoding ABC transporter ATP-binding protein: MNRIPRAPAEAVIEVRGLCNRFGKQSVHENLDLDLYKGEILAVVGGSGSGKSVLLRSIVGLRRPSEGSVRVFGQDLQNLPEQQRSLIERRFGVLFQKGALFSSLTVTENVALPLIEHAGLSRADAEHLAAVKLALAGLPLSAADKYPSSLSGGMIKRAALARALALDPDILFLDEPTAGLDPIGAAAFDQLILTLRDALGLSVFLVTHDLDTLYTITDRVAVLAQKKVLVADAIDKVAETDDAWIHEYFHGPRGRAAYQAASLLNEV, from the coding sequence GTGAATCGCATCCCCCGTGCGCCTGCAGAGGCGGTGATCGAAGTTCGAGGGCTGTGCAACCGCTTCGGCAAACAGAGCGTGCACGAGAACCTCGACCTGGATTTGTACAAGGGCGAGATCCTCGCCGTGGTCGGTGGCTCGGGCAGCGGCAAGTCGGTGCTGTTGCGCAGCATCGTCGGCCTGCGCCGACCCAGCGAAGGCTCGGTGCGGGTGTTTGGCCAAGACTTGCAGAACCTGCCCGAACAGCAGCGCTCGCTGATCGAACGGCGGTTTGGCGTGCTGTTTCAGAAGGGCGCGCTGTTTTCCTCGCTGACCGTGACGGAGAACGTCGCCCTGCCGCTGATCGAACACGCCGGCCTCAGCCGCGCCGACGCCGAACACCTGGCGGCAGTCAAACTGGCGCTGGCCGGGCTGCCGTTGTCGGCGGCCGACAAGTACCCCTCGTCACTGTCCGGCGGCATGATCAAACGGGCCGCGCTGGCCCGGGCGCTGGCGCTGGACCCGGACATCCTGTTTCTCGACGAACCCACTGCCGGCCTCGACCCGATTGGCGCGGCGGCGTTCGATCAACTGATCCTGACCCTGCGCGATGCGCTGGGCTTGAGTGTGTTTCTGGTCACCCATGACCTGGACACGCTCTACACCATCACCGACCGGGTGGCGGTGCTGGCGCAGAAGAAAGTGCTGGTGGCGGACGCCATCGACAAGGTCGCCGAAACCGACGACGCGTGGATTCACGAATACTTCCATGGCCCCCGGGGCCGCGCGGCGTATCAAGCCGCTTCACTGCTCAACGAGGTATGA
- a CDS encoding nucleoside recognition domain-containing protein: protein MLNGLWLGFFIVAAVSALAQWLIGGNAGIFAAMVESIFAMAKLSVEVMVLLFGTLTLWLGFLRIAEKAGIVEWLAKALGPLFLRLMPEVPRGHPAIGLITLNFAANGLGLDNAATPIGLKAMKALQELNPSATVASNAQILFLVLNASSLTLLPVTIFMYRAQQGAPDPTLVFLPILLATSCSTLVGLLSVAFMQRLRLWDPVVLAYLIPGALVLGAFMALLATMSATALAGLSSILGNLTLFGLIMLFLVIGALRKVKVYEAFVEGAKEGFDVAKNLLPYLVAMLCAVGVLRASGALDFGLDGIRHLVEWAGWDTRFVDALPTAMVKPFSGSAARAMLIETMKTSGVDSFPALVAATIQGSTETTFYVLAVYFGAVGIQRARHAVGCALLAELAGVLGAIGVCYWFFG from the coding sequence ATGCTCAATGGCCTGTGGCTTGGCTTTTTCATCGTGGCGGCCGTTTCGGCACTGGCGCAGTGGCTGATCGGCGGCAATGCCGGGATCTTTGCGGCGATGGTGGAAAGCATCTTCGCCATGGCCAAGCTGTCGGTCGAAGTCATGGTGCTGCTGTTCGGCACCCTGACCTTGTGGCTGGGCTTTTTGCGCATCGCCGAAAAGGCCGGGATTGTCGAATGGCTGGCCAAGGCCCTCGGCCCACTCTTCCTGCGGCTGATGCCGGAAGTGCCGCGCGGTCACCCGGCCATCGGCCTGATCACCCTCAACTTTGCCGCCAACGGCCTGGGCCTGGACAACGCCGCGACCCCGATTGGCCTCAAGGCCATGAAAGCGTTGCAGGAACTCAACCCGAGCGCGACGGTGGCGAGCAATGCGCAAATCCTGTTCCTGGTGCTCAACGCGTCGTCCCTGACGCTGCTGCCGGTGACGATCTTCATGTACCGCGCCCAGCAAGGCGCGCCCGACCCGACGCTGGTGTTTCTGCCGATCCTGCTGGCAACCAGTTGCTCGACCCTGGTGGGCCTGCTGTCGGTGGCATTCATGCAGCGCCTGCGGTTGTGGGACCCGGTGGTGCTGGCGTATCTGATTCCCGGTGCGCTGGTACTGGGGGCCTTTATGGCGTTGTTGGCGACGATGTCGGCGACCGCGCTGGCGGGGTTGTCCTCGATCCTCGGCAACCTGACGCTGTTTGGCCTGATCATGTTGTTCCTGGTGATCGGCGCGTTGCGCAAGGTCAAGGTCTACGAGGCGTTCGTCGAGGGCGCCAAGGAAGGCTTCGATGTGGCCAAGAACCTGCTGCCGTATCTGGTGGCGATGCTCTGCGCGGTAGGTGTGTTGCGCGCATCGGGCGCGCTGGACTTTGGCTTGGACGGGATTCGCCATCTGGTGGAGTGGGCCGGTTGGGACACGCGCTTCGTCGATGCCTTGCCGACGGCGATGGTCAAGCCGTTCTCCGGTAGCGCCGCGCGGGCCATGCTCATCGAAACCATGAAGACCTCAGGCGTCGACAGCTTCCCGGCGTTGGTGGCCGCGACCATTCAGGGCAGTACGGAAACCACGTTCTATGTGTTGGCGGTGTACTTCGGTGCCGTCGGCATCCAGCGCGCCCGCCATGCGGTGGGTTGTGCACTGTTGGCGGAGCTGGCCGGGGTGCTGGGTGCGATCGGGGTGTGCTACTGGTTCTTCGGTTAA
- a CDS encoding pitrilysin family protein produces MRCLLFACLLFGSTASFALDRFQVEGYVLPNGLQLLLKPGSERGHVAIRLVVGVGLDDFACADKELPHLLEHVLFSGIDDSGEGGLEERMQALGGEWNAYTSNADTTFVIEAPAKNQRKVLDLLLAVLTQTRIDDAAINAAKHVVEREDGGHYSHLQRWLDRQDLGHKASNQLAVELGLKCPERAEVTHLTREQLEKVRKAWYAPNNMTLIVVGELDRLLPAYLERTYAQLQSVDPADHRPLPQIRDTAASQRELIQGVVGNSAKLHWLFPEPVQEEQHDETFDLLKDYLDWALYRQLRLNHGLSYGPWAEREVFGGVGFFSLNADLDRNDLEPARHVLDELKATLLKDGLDPVSFNRLKQAAIARQAWAVQGNSALADYYWSALGDYEDGRFADPAKDLQGVTLEQANKALREMLEQPGYVRIEKPLLSDDEVLWIAAGMLGLILLGLLGWRRHRKP; encoded by the coding sequence ATGCGTTGTTTGCTGTTCGCTTGTCTGTTGTTCGGTTCTACCGCGTCCTTTGCCCTGGATCGCTTTCAGGTCGAGGGCTACGTGTTGCCCAACGGCCTGCAATTGCTGCTCAAACCCGGCAGCGAGCGCGGGCATGTGGCGATCCGCCTGGTGGTAGGGGTGGGCCTGGACGACTTTGCCTGCGCCGACAAGGAACTGCCGCACCTGCTCGAACATGTGCTGTTCAGTGGTATCGACGACAGCGGTGAAGGCGGGCTGGAGGAACGCATGCAAGCGCTGGGCGGCGAGTGGAACGCCTACACCAGCAACGCCGACACCACCTTCGTGATCGAAGCCCCGGCGAAAAACCAGCGTAAAGTCCTCGACCTGCTACTGGCGGTACTGACCCAGACCCGGATCGACGACGCCGCGATCAATGCAGCCAAACACGTGGTGGAGCGCGAGGACGGCGGCCACTATTCGCACTTGCAGCGCTGGCTGGACCGTCAGGACCTCGGGCACAAGGCGAGCAATCAACTGGCAGTGGAACTGGGCCTCAAATGCCCGGAACGCGCCGAAGTCACCCATCTGACCCGCGAACAGCTGGAGAAGGTGCGCAAGGCCTGGTACGCGCCAAACAACATGACCCTGATTGTCGTCGGTGAACTCGACCGCTTGCTGCCCGCCTACCTGGAGCGCACCTATGCCCAGCTCCAGTCCGTCGACCCGGCGGATCATCGGCCACTGCCGCAAATCAGGGACACCGCCGCCTCTCAGCGTGAATTGATCCAGGGCGTGGTGGGCAATAGCGCCAAACTGCATTGGTTGTTTCCCGAACCGGTGCAGGAAGAACAACACGACGAAACCTTCGACCTGCTCAAGGACTACCTGGACTGGGCGCTGTATCGCCAGTTGCGCCTGAACCACGGTTTGTCCTATGGGCCGTGGGCCGAGCGTGAAGTGTTCGGCGGCGTCGGGTTCTTCAGCCTCAATGCCGACCTGGACCGCAACGACCTGGAACCGGCCCGGCACGTGCTCGATGAACTCAAAGCCACACTGCTCAAGGACGGCCTCGACCCGGTCAGTTTCAATCGCCTGAAGCAGGCCGCCATCGCCCGCCAGGCCTGGGCTGTGCAGGGCAATAGCGCGCTCGCCGATTACTACTGGAGCGCCCTCGGCGACTATGAGGACGGGCGCTTCGCCGACCCGGCCAAAGACCTTCAAGGGGTCACGCTGGAACAGGCCAACAAGGCCCTGCGTGAAATGCTGGAGCAACCGGGCTATGTGCGAATCGAGAAGCCGCTGCTCAGTGATGACGAGGTGCTCTGGATTGCGGCGGGAATGCTCGGGTTGATACTGCTGGGATTGCTGGGCTGGCGCAGGCACCGCAAGCCGTGA
- a CDS encoding DUF5924 family protein, with protein MPNLTLCVQRILELMKRYPGVIALGGFISGVGSFILVDRQQSLATWISIIMLVSWVWLMLENSLTQLFTRVFKREIPQPLLRYATQMIHQESLFFVLPFFFVTTTWNSGQLAFTGLLGAAALVSIIDPLYYKWLAPRRWAFLALHTLTLFAALLTALPIIVHLTTSQSFKLALGIAMLMSFPSLASIFPIRTVRNALAILSITLGIGAAGWLLRSWVPPATLWMTDVAISTQLQDRTPGDSLHEVTAAQLRTNGLYAYTAINAPRGLDERIYHVWKFNGKEVDRIALDIHGGRKEGYRAWTHKQNFPANPVGKWQVRVLTEDDQVIGVLRFEVTDPGQDNAKPSEAK; from the coding sequence ATGCCTAACCTGACTCTTTGCGTACAGCGCATCCTCGAACTGATGAAGCGCTATCCGGGGGTCATCGCGCTCGGCGGGTTTATCTCCGGGGTCGGCAGCTTCATCCTGGTGGATCGCCAGCAAAGCCTGGCCACCTGGATCTCCATCATCATGCTGGTCAGCTGGGTCTGGCTGATGCTGGAGAACAGCCTCACGCAGTTGTTCACCAGGGTGTTCAAACGCGAAATACCGCAGCCGCTGCTGCGCTATGCCACACAGATGATCCATCAGGAAAGCCTGTTCTTTGTCCTGCCGTTCTTCTTTGTCACCACGACCTGGAACAGCGGCCAACTGGCGTTCACCGGGCTGCTGGGCGCGGCGGCGCTGGTGTCGATCATCGACCCGTTGTATTACAAATGGCTGGCGCCCCGGCGTTGGGCGTTCCTGGCGTTGCACACCCTGACCCTGTTTGCCGCGCTGCTCACGGCGCTGCCGATCATTGTGCACCTGACCACCTCCCAGAGTTTCAAACTGGCGCTGGGCATTGCCATGCTGATGTCCTTCCCGAGCCTGGCGTCGATCTTCCCGATTCGTACCGTGCGCAATGCGCTGGCCATTTTGAGCATCACCCTGGGCATCGGCGCCGCCGGCTGGTTGCTGCGTTCGTGGGTACCGCCGGCCACCTTGTGGATGACCGACGTCGCCATCAGCACCCAACTGCAGGACCGCACGCCCGGCGACAGCCTCCACGAAGTCACCGCTGCGCAGTTGCGCACCAACGGCCTGTACGCCTACACCGCGATCAACGCCCCGCGTGGGCTGGACGAGCGGATTTATCACGTCTGGAAATTCAACGGCAAAGAGGTCGACCGCATCGCCCTGGATATTCATGGCGGGCGCAAGGAAGGCTACCGGGCCTGGACCCACAAGCAGAATTTCCCCGCCAACCCGGTGGGCAAATGGCAAGTGCGGGTGTTGACCGAAGACGATCAGGTGATCGGCGTGCTGCGCTTCGAAGTCACCGACCCAGGTCAAGACAACGCGAAGCCGAGCGAGGCAAAGTAG